Proteins co-encoded in one Melioribacteraceae bacterium genomic window:
- the yihA gene encoding ribosome biogenesis GTP-binding protein YihA/YsxC has protein sequence MKKIEFVKAVYNLKDLPKKELSSVILGGRSNVGKSSFINSLFRPLKVAKTSSTPGKTRSINYYLVENKFYLIDLPGFGYAKVSKSERDNWQKLISSFIEENRNLVLAFHLIDSRHEPTPLDIELNHFLREKNIPYNIILNKIDKLKQSEIAFARKNIVKIFPELLFGENLFAFSSIDGTGRKEIIRILSSLLL, from the coding sequence ATGAAAAAAATTGAATTTGTTAAAGCCGTATATAATTTAAAAGATTTGCCTAAAAAAGAATTATCTTCGGTTATTTTAGGCGGGAGGTCTAATGTTGGTAAATCCTCATTCATTAATTCACTTTTCCGTCCGTTAAAGGTTGCTAAAACCAGCTCTACACCCGGTAAAACCAGATCAATCAATTATTACCTGGTAGAAAATAAATTTTATCTTATTGACCTGCCCGGATTCGGTTATGCTAAAGTCTCTAAATCGGAAAGGGATAACTGGCAGAAACTTATTTCCAGCTTTATCGAAGAGAACAGGAATCTGGTCCTGGCTTTCCATTTGATTGACAGCAGGCATGAGCCTACTCCCCTTGATATAGAACTGAATCATTTCCTTAGGGAAAAGAATATTCCGTATAATATAATCCTTAATAAGATCGATAAATTAAAACAGTCCGAAATTGCCTTTGCCAGAAAGAATATAGTTAAAATATTTCCGGAACTCCTTTTTGGCGAGAATTTATTTGCCTTCTCGTCAATTGACGGGACAGGGCGAAAAGAAATAATACGAATTTTAAGCAGCCTGCTTCTGTGA
- a CDS encoding GAF domain-containing protein, producing the protein MGLSEKNRKRILTFLIIPVLIAIPFLTEDLLFKIIAGIILIIYVGFIIFLRDTSASESLQTHTEDSTDEFDSYTGNDKVKYSPDSGEDFTIISPNKNIEVLTADNFSSSANRGNKELFKPPDFKTNFDKIVHEEIPKDVSHDEQFGFVLEKILSVVKDSFMAHTAAFFWYNKNRKRLTLERYVSSSSQISKQKYDLEDDILGKIIQKEEPELLTDISANAEIDVIRYYNSPQGIKSFVGVPLFYGKTLTGILALDSKVNDAFGIEQIYSLGRIVRVISVIISLFEEKFSETQAEQRLKALMGVLNYDRKFETESDLYSALNSAVEGLIDWDAFTFVSYFPNEHKFKTARIHNKTSLKYVGENLEIELNGSMVGKSILSATPVKIDDTSVTEYPRFSKNEDVSFDGSFLAIPLIYDDQNYGVLCFESLKKNVYTNNEVTFIKNATKIFAFILHSYSTISILKGLLSVDIETKALNTDSFVERLTVDLFRAKELGLTGAIALIRIDDLLDQDSLFEGDPFPKVLRAVAQMIRDEMTPLNLLGRISEKVFAVYFFNSSSKDVFLWAEKIRIKIARKPIAVVSKQTTFTVSIGVASTSNKTDVNEVINNAELALKKALEKGGNTVKSTN; encoded by the coding sequence ATGGGTTTATCTGAAAAAAATAGAAAAAGAATTCTTACTTTCTTAATAATTCCCGTCCTGATTGCTATCCCTTTTCTTACCGAAGACCTTCTCTTTAAAATTATTGCAGGTATTATACTTATCATTTATGTCGGCTTTATTATTTTTCTTAGAGATACTTCCGCATCAGAATCTCTTCAGACTCATACCGAAGATTCCACGGATGAATTCGATTCATATACCGGGAATGATAAAGTAAAATACTCACCCGATTCCGGCGAAGATTTTACAATTATTTCTCCAAATAAGAATATTGAAGTATTAACCGCCGATAATTTCTCTTCGTCGGCTAACCGTGGCAATAAAGAGTTATTCAAACCTCCGGATTTCAAAACAAACTTCGACAAAATTGTTCACGAGGAGATTCCTAAGGACGTAAGCCACGACGAACAGTTCGGATTTGTTCTAGAGAAAATATTAAGTGTGGTAAAAGATTCTTTTATGGCCCATACGGCTGCGTTTTTCTGGTACAACAAAAACCGGAAGAGACTTACACTCGAAAGATATGTCTCTAGTTCTTCACAGATATCAAAACAGAAATATGATCTGGAAGATGATATCCTGGGCAAAATTATTCAGAAAGAGGAACCGGAATTACTTACTGATATTTCTGCAAATGCGGAGATCGATGTTATAAGGTATTATAATTCACCTCAGGGTATAAAAAGTTTTGTGGGTGTGCCCCTCTTTTACGGAAAAACTCTTACTGGTATTCTGGCTCTCGATTCTAAAGTTAATGATGCCTTCGGTATTGAACAGATCTATTCGCTGGGAAGAATAGTAAGAGTAATATCTGTTATTATTTCGCTGTTCGAAGAGAAGTTTTCTGAAACTCAGGCCGAACAGAGACTTAAAGCTCTTATGGGAGTCCTTAATTACGATAGGAAATTTGAAACTGAATCCGATCTCTATTCAGCTCTTAATAGTGCAGTTGAAGGATTGATTGATTGGGATGCTTTTACTTTTGTCTCCTATTTCCCAAATGAACATAAATTCAAAACGGCAAGAATTCATAATAAAACCTCGCTTAAATACGTCGGTGAGAATCTTGAAATCGAACTTAACGGAAGTATGGTAGGAAAATCGATTTTAAGCGCAACCCCGGTCAAAATTGACGATACATCTGTAACCGAGTATCCGCGATTTTCCAAAAACGAAGATGTAAGTTTCGACGGTTCATTCCTTGCAATACCCCTTATTTATGATGACCAGAATTACGGTGTCCTTTGTTTTGAGAGTTTGAAGAAGAATGTCTATACCAATAACGAAGTTACATTCATAAAAAATGCTACTAAGATCTTTGCTTTTATTCTTCACTCGTATTCTACAATAAGTATTTTAAAAGGGCTGTTATCGGTAGATATTGAAACTAAAGCGCTTAATACGGATTCTTTTGTTGAAAGGTTAACTGTGGATCTTTTCAGGGCGAAAGAACTTGGTCTTACCGGCGCAATCGCTCTCATCAGGATTGATGACCTGCTTGATCAGGACTCCCTGTTTGAAGGTGATCCTTTCCCTAAAGTGTTAAGAGCAGTGGCTCAGATGATTCGTGACGAAATGACTCCTCTAAATCTTTTAGGAAGAATCAGCGAAAAAGTCTTTGCGGTTTATTTCTTCAACTCATCTTCGAAAGATGTTTTTCTCTGGGCTGAAAAAATCCGTATTAAAATTGCAAGGAAACCGATTGCTGTGGTTTCCAAACAAACTACATTTACAGTTTCTATTGGAGTTGCTTCTACTTCGAATAAAACAGACGTCAACGAGGTCATCAATAATGCCGAACTGGCCCTCAAAAAAGCTCTCGAAAAAGGCGGTAATACTGTTAAAAGTACTAACTGA
- a CDS encoding phosphopentomutase — MNNFILIVLDGLGVGELPDASKYKDEGSNTITNMAAAVGGLSLPNLEKMGLGNITSINGVPPAKNPIASFGKMAEQSEGKDSTTGHWELGGIRTEVEFPLYPEGFPDDLINKFLNEAGLIGILGNIPASGTEIIERLGDEHVRTGYPIVYTSGDSVFQIAAHEKVIPLDRLYEICTAAREKILIGKHAVGRVIARPFVGESGNYVRTTNRKDFSVDPPSRTILDFLSLEGITTIAVGKVNDLFNYRGIKIKLKTKSNIEGVEKIIESAKHFSGSFIFANLVDFDVNFGHRNDPVGFAEALKEFDTRILDILNAMDESDSLLLTADHGNDPTTPSTDHSREYVPLLFYRKNMPGIDLGIRETFSDAAQTVAEFFKINNDLNGKSFLNG; from the coding sequence GTGAATAATTTTATCCTGATTGTGCTTGATGGACTTGGAGTAGGTGAGCTACCCGATGCTTCTAAATACAAAGATGAGGGGAGTAATACAATTACTAATATGGCTGCCGCTGTCGGCGGCTTGTCACTTCCTAATTTGGAAAAGATGGGGCTCGGAAATATTACTTCGATTAACGGCGTCCCACCGGCAAAGAATCCAATCGCATCTTTCGGAAAAATGGCCGAACAATCGGAAGGAAAAGATTCTACTACCGGTCACTGGGAACTTGGTGGTATTAGAACAGAAGTAGAATTTCCCCTTTATCCCGAAGGGTTTCCTGATGATCTTATTAATAAATTCTTAAATGAAGCCGGCCTGATTGGAATTCTCGGTAACATACCTGCATCCGGAACAGAAATCATTGAAAGACTCGGTGACGAGCATGTAAGAACAGGTTACCCGATTGTTTATACCTCGGGCGATTCTGTTTTCCAGATTGCTGCTCATGAGAAGGTAATTCCGTTAGATAGATTATATGAAATCTGTACTGCAGCTAGAGAAAAAATCCTGATCGGAAAACATGCTGTCGGAAGAGTTATTGCCAGACCATTCGTAGGAGAGTCTGGAAATTATGTTAGAACTACTAACCGTAAAGATTTTTCTGTTGACCCTCCCTCAAGAACTATTCTCGATTTCCTTTCACTTGAGGGTATCACTACCATAGCTGTCGGAAAAGTGAACGACCTTTTCAATTACCGGGGAATTAAAATTAAATTGAAGACAAAATCGAATATCGAAGGTGTCGAGAAAATAATCGAATCGGCAAAGCATTTTTCCGGCTCATTCATTTTTGCCAACCTGGTCGATTTTGATGTAAATTTTGGCCACAGGAATGATCCGGTCGGATTTGCTGAGGCCCTGAAGGAATTCGATACAAGAATCCTAGATATACTTAACGCAATGGATGAATCGGATTCGCTTCTGTTAACCGCTGATCACGGTAATGATCCTACAACTCCAAGCACAGATCACAGCAGGGAATATGTTCCTCTCCTTTTTTATAGAAAGAATATGCCGGGTATTGATCTCGGTATAAGAGAGACGTTTTCTGATGCGGCGCAAACTGTTGCCGAATTCTTCAAAATCAATAACGATCTTAATGGAAAGAGCTTTTTAAATGGATGA
- a CDS encoding PIN domain-containing protein, protein MTQEKIQFLVDTDILVDHLINDDIKNTSHLEIAMTKGICFSTVINASEILFAASTENERAKIDDLLRSLKILGLNSRYSLKISKFFNKVASTRDAIMCTVAEFNRLPILTLNVGRYKESGIKIISPLEL, encoded by the coding sequence TTGACACAAGAAAAAATTCAGTTCCTGGTGGATACCGACATTCTTGTTGATCATCTGATTAATGATGACATCAAGAATACTTCCCACCTGGAAATTGCAATGACAAAGGGAATCTGCTTTTCGACGGTCATTAATGCTTCGGAAATTCTATTTGCAGCTTCAACAGAAAATGAGCGTGCGAAAATTGATGACCTTCTCAGGTCCTTGAAAATTCTCGGATTAAATTCGCGTTACAGTTTGAAGATTTCAAAATTTTTTAATAAAGTTGCGTCCACGCGGGATGCAATAATGTGCACTGTCGCGGAATTTAACCGTCTTCCTATACTTACATTGAATGTCGGCAGATATAAAGAAAGCGGAATTAAAATAATTAGTCCATTAGAATTGTGA
- a CDS encoding EutN/CcmL family microcompartment protein → MGKVIGTVWSTRKDENLVGAKFLIVRQLNLDYTPRESTVIAVDSVGAGVGEVVLVAQGSSARQTTFTKNKPVDAVIMAIVDKLDIAVKDDKKETAGK, encoded by the coding sequence CTGGGAAAAGTAATTGGAACCGTCTGGTCTACCCGCAAGGATGAGAATCTTGTAGGAGCTAAATTTTTGATTGTCCGTCAGCTCAATTTGGATTATACGCCGAGAGAATCTACTGTTATTGCTGTTGATTCTGTTGGTGCGGGTGTTGGCGAGGTTGTACTTGTTGCACAGGGAAGTTCTGCAAGGCAGACTACATTTACAAAGAACAAACCTGTAGACGCTGTTATAATGGCGATTGTTGATAAACTTGATATTGCCGTAAAAGATGATAAAAAAGAAACTGCAGGGAAGTGA
- a CDS encoding EutN/CcmL family microcompartment protein, with protein MYLGKVIGTIWATRKYPALNNYKMQFVQPLSGELKKLGEPIIALDTVGAGPGEIIYYVTASEAVIPLDVDMAPVDASIVGIVDSINVES; from the coding sequence ATGTATCTCGGTAAAGTAATCGGCACTATCTGGGCAACCCGCAAATATCCTGCATTAAATAATTACAAAATGCAGTTTGTTCAGCCGCTCAGCGGGGAATTGAAAAAATTGGGCGAACCGATAATCGCACTCGATACCGTTGGTGCCGGTCCCGGCGAAATTATTTATTACGTCACAGCCAGCGAAGCTGTTATTCCGCTTGATGTTGATATGGCGCCTGTTGACGCGTCGATCGTAGGAATTGTTGATTCTATTAACGTCGAATCCTAA
- a CDS encoding RNA polymerase sigma factor RpoD/SigA: MKITKQFTNRESQSLDKYLQEIGKVDLLTPEDEIFLAIQIKKGDHKALEKLVKANLRFVVSVAKQYQNQGLSLGDLINEGNLGLIKAAKRFDETRGFKFISYAVWWIRQSILQALAEQSRIVRLPLNRVGALNKIGKAYSNLEQEYEREPSAHELAQELSMDISEVSDTLKISGRHVSMDAPFAQGEENRLLDVLSSDEIPSPDFTLMSESLRSEIERVLSSLTEREAEVIKLYFGLNKEHSLTLEEIGEKFNLTRERVRQIKEKAIRRLRHASRSKNLRAYLG, from the coding sequence GTGAAAATCACCAAACAGTTTACTAACCGCGAAAGTCAGTCGTTAGATAAATATCTTCAGGAAATCGGTAAGGTTGATCTTTTAACTCCAGAAGATGAAATATTCCTCGCAATTCAGATTAAAAAAGGAGACCATAAAGCCCTGGAGAAACTGGTTAAAGCTAATCTAAGGTTTGTTGTCTCTGTTGCAAAACAATATCAGAACCAAGGACTCTCACTCGGGGATCTTATTAATGAAGGAAATCTCGGACTTATAAAAGCCGCAAAAAGATTTGATGAGACAAGAGGATTTAAATTTATTTCTTATGCTGTCTGGTGGATAAGACAATCGATACTTCAAGCTCTGGCCGAACAATCCAGAATTGTAAGACTTCCTCTCAATCGTGTAGGTGCTTTGAATAAAATTGGTAAAGCATACAGCAACCTTGAGCAGGAATATGAAAGGGAACCGAGTGCCCATGAACTTGCCCAGGAGCTTAGTATGGATATCAGCGAAGTCTCGGATACTCTTAAGATCTCCGGTCGGCATGTCTCCATGGACGCCCCTTTTGCCCAGGGAGAGGAGAACCGGCTTCTCGACGTCCTTTCGAGCGATGAAATACCATCACCCGATTTTACTCTGATGTCCGAGTCGCTGAGAAGCGAAATTGAAAGAGTATTATCGAGTTTAACGGAAAGAGAAGCAGAAGTAATTAAACTCTACTTCGGATTGAATAAAGAACATTCGCTTACACTGGAGGAAATCGGGGAAAAATTCAATTTGACGAGAGAACGGGTAAGACAGATTAAGGAGAAGGCAATTAGAAGATTAAGGCATGCTTCGCGAAGCAAGAATTTAAGAGCTTACCTCGGTTAA
- a CDS encoding C40 family peptidase, with protein sequence MVRSIINYCLQFVLLAVVISGCAAATSSQRFNQSKPKAEEQVQKRSVRFTSADSVNNGNYLPEITFPDIPDSLLTEFDEIPVEVEPVDKSKFVGNVEKLKSFNVPLTHRERILFEVIKYLDTPYKYGGNTENGIDCSAFTKFVYQNAVNLELPRSTREQFKVGENISKYDLHFGDLVYFNTTKRSYPGHVGIYLGDDQFVHASRSLGVTVSSLEDPYYKKRFIGARRLEKIE encoded by the coding sequence ATGGTTAGATCAATCATAAATTATTGTTTGCAATTCGTTTTGCTTGCTGTTGTAATTAGCGGATGTGCTGCTGCTACCTCCTCACAAAGATTTAATCAATCCAAACCAAAAGCAGAAGAACAGGTTCAGAAAAGGAGTGTTCGTTTCACTTCGGCTGATTCGGTTAATAACGGGAATTATTTACCGGAAATTACTTTCCCGGATATTCCCGATTCCCTTCTTACAGAATTCGATGAAATACCTGTTGAAGTTGAACCTGTGGATAAATCCAAATTCGTTGGCAATGTTGAAAAGTTGAAGTCATTTAATGTCCCTTTAACTCACCGAGAAAGAATTCTATTTGAAGTGATAAAATATCTGGATACACCCTATAAATATGGTGGAAATACGGAAAACGGGATCGACTGCTCGGCATTTACAAAATTCGTTTATCAGAATGCGGTGAATCTCGAATTGCCCAGAAGCACCCGCGAGCAATTCAAGGTTGGTGAGAATATTTCAAAGTATGATTTACACTTCGGTGACCTCGTCTATTTCAATACAACTAAAAGATCATATCCTGGGCACGTCGGAATTTATCTCGGGGATGATCAGTTTGTCCATGCCAGCAGGAGTCTGGGCGTTACTGTCTCGTCACTGGAAGACCCATATTATAAAAAGCGGTTCATTGGTGCACGCAGACTTGAAAAAATCGAATAA
- the fumC gene encoding class II fumarate hydratase: MEFRIETDSMGEIKVPADKYYGAQTARSLMNFKIGGERFPREMIKALGIVKKAAAISNCELGVLPCEKAELIIKAANEVIEGKLDDHFPLVAWQTGSGTQSNMNCNEVISNRAIEMVGGVLGSKKPIHPNDDVNKSQSTNDAFPTAIHVAAVQEIHRRLIPMVARLRHELMVKSERFNSIIKIGRTHLMDATPLTLGQVFSGWAHQLTNGLASINCALARLYEIPLGGTAVGTGLNAHPDYAVTVAGKIAEITKLPFVTAPNKFEAMGSKDALVEMSGVLKTLATSLIKIANDIRWLGSGPRCGIGELNLPENEPGSSIMPGKVNPTQCEAMTMVCAQVYGNDVTISFSGASGHFELNVFMPVIAFNILQSIKLMADACESFTDNCVVGIEANETNIKKHLENSLMLVTALNPVIGYDNSAKVAKKAHKENKTLKEAAVELGLLTEEKFDEVVRPEKMIGPKK; this comes from the coding sequence ATGGAATTCAGAATTGAAACTGATAGTATGGGGGAAATTAAAGTCCCTGCTGATAAATACTATGGGGCTCAGACTGCACGCTCGTTAATGAATTTTAAAATTGGCGGTGAAAGATTTCCGCGTGAAATGATAAAAGCTCTTGGAATCGTGAAGAAAGCTGCCGCTATTTCTAATTGCGAACTCGGTGTATTACCCTGCGAAAAAGCCGAACTTATCATCAAAGCTGCAAACGAGGTGATTGAAGGGAAGCTTGATGATCATTTCCCTCTGGTTGCATGGCAGACCGGAAGCGGTACTCAATCCAATATGAATTGTAATGAAGTAATCTCCAATAGGGCTATTGAAATGGTTGGCGGTGTTCTGGGGAGTAAAAAACCTATCCATCCGAATGACGATGTCAATAAGTCTCAGTCTACCAATGATGCTTTCCCGACGGCCATTCACGTGGCTGCCGTTCAAGAAATCCACAGGAGGCTGATTCCTATGGTGGCAAGGCTGCGTCATGAATTGATGGTAAAATCCGAACGTTTTAACAGCATAATCAAAATCGGCCGTACCCACCTTATGGATGCTACACCTTTGACATTAGGCCAGGTATTCTCCGGATGGGCACACCAGCTTACGAACGGATTGGCAAGTATAAACTGCGCTCTCGCAAGATTATATGAAATACCCTTAGGCGGTACCGCGGTTGGTACCGGTCTTAACGCGCATCCGGATTATGCTGTAACCGTTGCTGGAAAAATTGCAGAGATTACAAAACTTCCGTTTGTAACCGCTCCTAATAAATTTGAGGCTATGGGTTCAAAAGATGCTCTCGTTGAAATGAGCGGCGTTCTTAAAACACTTGCAACCTCTTTGATCAAGATTGCTAATGATATCCGATGGCTCGGCAGCGGCCCCAGATGCGGTATTGGTGAGTTGAATCTGCCTGAAAACGAACCCGGTAGCTCTATTATGCCCGGTAAGGTTAATCCGACTCAGTGCGAAGCTATGACGATGGTTTGTGCGCAGGTTTATGGTAACGATGTTACTATCAGCTTCTCGGGTGCAAGCGGGCACTTCGAATTAAACGTTTTTATGCCTGTAATCGCATTTAACATCCTTCAGTCGATTAAACTGATGGCCGATGCCTGCGAAAGCTTTACTGATAACTGTGTAGTCGGTATTGAAGCTAATGAAACGAATATCAAGAAACATCTCGAAAATTCATTGATGCTTGTTACTGCTCTCAATCCGGTCATCGGGTACGATAACTCCGCAAAGGTTGCAAAGAAAGCTCATAAAGAAAACAAAACACTTAAAGAAGCTGCAGTTGAACTCGGATTGCTTACAGAAGAGAAATTCGATGAAGTTGTTCGTCCGGAAAAGATGATCGGACCAAAGAAATAA